Proteins encoded by one window of Phytohabitans houttuyneae:
- a CDS encoding lipopolysaccharide biosynthesis protein, with protein MSLKVAEDASLFAKAGRALGWSFASTAFGRLSTLVIGIALARILGPEEFGTFAVAMVALLAVLSFNELGVSLAIVRWPGEPREIAPTVATISVAASCFVYAVCFFGAPFFADAMGDPTATPVIRVLALSVIISGLVATPVALLQRGFRQDRKTVADLTTNWSSALTSIGCAVAGLGAMSLAVGQLTGALAGAILFFRFAPEGLRFGFNRRKARELLRFGLPLAGSSIVVFAATNVDRLMVGALLGPVALGYYVLAVNLSNWPISIFSQPVRAVAPAALARLQGDAPAMRTAFLSTAGLLASVTLPACVLLAAVADPLIRFVYGGVWQPSAPVLVWLAVLAAARIVFELVYDYFVVIANTRVVFTVQVIWLVALVPALWFGATAGGLWGAGAAQVAVALLIVLPIYLYEMRRVGIPPGSFTWRLALPAAGALAVAAIALLAARLSSIDLVVLSIAGAAALATIALLGYRMRGVLRSLRTVGATAE; from the coding sequence ATGAGCCTCAAGGTGGCCGAGGACGCGTCGCTGTTCGCCAAGGCGGGTCGCGCTCTCGGGTGGAGCTTCGCGAGCACGGCGTTCGGCCGGCTGAGCACGCTGGTCATCGGCATCGCGCTGGCCCGCATTCTCGGCCCGGAGGAGTTCGGCACGTTCGCCGTCGCGATGGTGGCGCTGCTTGCCGTGCTCAGCTTCAACGAGCTCGGCGTGAGCCTTGCGATCGTGCGGTGGCCCGGCGAGCCGCGCGAGATCGCCCCGACCGTGGCCACCATCTCGGTCGCGGCCAGCTGCTTCGTGTACGCCGTCTGCTTCTTCGGCGCACCTTTCTTCGCGGACGCGATGGGCGACCCGACCGCCACCCCGGTGATCCGGGTGCTCGCACTGAGCGTGATCATCAGCGGTCTCGTCGCCACACCGGTCGCCCTGCTCCAGCGCGGCTTCCGCCAGGACCGCAAGACGGTCGCCGACCTGACCACCAACTGGTCGAGCGCGCTGACCTCCATCGGCTGCGCGGTGGCCGGCCTGGGCGCGATGAGCCTGGCGGTCGGCCAGCTCACCGGCGCGCTCGCCGGCGCGATCCTGTTCTTCCGCTTCGCGCCCGAGGGGCTGCGCTTCGGCTTCAACCGCCGCAAAGCCCGCGAGCTGCTCCGCTTCGGGCTGCCGCTGGCCGGTTCGAGCATCGTCGTCTTCGCCGCCACCAACGTCGACCGCCTGATGGTCGGCGCGCTGCTGGGCCCTGTCGCGCTCGGCTACTACGTGCTCGCCGTCAACCTCTCCAACTGGCCGATCAGCATCTTCTCCCAGCCCGTACGCGCCGTCGCACCGGCCGCCCTGGCCCGCCTCCAGGGCGACGCGCCGGCCATGCGCACCGCCTTCCTGTCCACCGCCGGCCTGCTCGCCTCCGTGACGCTGCCGGCGTGCGTGCTGCTCGCCGCCGTCGCCGACCCGCTGATCCGCTTCGTCTACGGCGGCGTCTGGCAGCCCTCAGCCCCCGTGCTGGTCTGGCTAGCCGTCCTAGCCGCCGCCCGGATCGTTTTCGAGCTCGTATACGACTACTTCGTGGTCATCGCCAACACCCGCGTGGTCTTCACAGTCCAGGTGATCTGGCTAGTCGCGCTCGTGCCCGCCCTGTGGTTCGGCGCCACCGCCGGCGGCCTGTGGGGCGCCGGCGCCGCCCAGGTAGCCGTCGCCCTGCTCATCGTGCTGCCGATCTACCTCTACGAGATGCGCCGGGTGGGCATCCCGCCCGGCTCGTTCACCTGGCGCCTGGCCCTACCCGCAGCCGGCGCACTAGCGGTCGCCGCCATCGCCCTACTCGCCGCCCGCCTAAGCTCGATCGACCTGGTCGTGCTCTCCATAGCGGGCGCGGCCGCACTGGCGACAATCGCACTGCTCGGCTACCGCATGCGCGGCGTCCTACGCTCCTTGCGCACTGTCGGCGCCACCGCCGAGTAG